CTCAGCGAGGGGGTTGGCAGGCAAGGTGGTCAGGGACATAGGTGGGCCTCGCGTTCTTTACGCATATTTGAATGTGAACATTAATGTTCATTTTCGAAAATGGTAGCGGATAAATGCGGGCACAGCCAGTACCGTTCGATTGAAAAAACTCATCGAGAGGCATGAAAAGGAATAATTTCGAACATTTAGTGGGCGTAGGAGGGCGTAGTCTCTGCTGCAGGCTGCGAAGGGTTGCGGAGCAACCCGTGTTTCGAAATCACCGCACGCCTGTCCCGGGCAGCAATGGCGGCAACAGAATTCAGTGGTTAAACCACTTCCAGGCGGATTTTGTTCTGTGCCAGCAGTTGAGCGAGTTCAGGTACGGGTGGCTGGTCTGTGACCAGGCAATCAATCAGCGTGATCGGGCCCAGGCGGACCATGGCATTGCGGCCGAACTTGCTGGAGTCGGCAGCGAGAATCACTTGTCGGGCATTGGCAATGATGGCCTGGGATACACGGACTTCCTGATAGTCGAAGTCCAGCAGGCTGCCGTCGGAATCAATACCGCTGATCCCTACCAATGCGAAGTCGAACTTGAACTGGTTGATAAAGTCGACGCTGGCCTGGCCTACGATGCCGCCGTCGCGGCGCACCTTGCCGCCGGCGATCAGGACTTCAAAGTCATCCTTGGCACTCAGGATCGAGGCCACGTGAAGGTTGTTGGTGATGATTTTCAGATGGCTGTGGTTGAGCAACGCCCGTGCAATCGACTCGGTAGTGGTACCGATGTTGATGAAAATCGAGGCGTGGTCAGGAATCTGGGCGGCAATGGCTTCGCCAATCCGGCGCTTTTCATCGCGCATCTGGTCGGCGCGCATGGCGTAGGCGGTGTTTTCAACGCTGGAGTCATAGGCGGCCCCGCCGTGGTAACGGCGCAACAGATCAGCTTCTGCCAACTGGTTGATGTCACGACGAATGGTCTGCGGTGTAACGACGAACAACTGAGCCATTTCCTCGATGCTGACATAACCGCGCTCGCGTACGAGTTCGAGGATCTGCTGCTGGCGTGGAGGCAGATTCATGGAGTTTCCTTTGGGCGGCGAAGCAAAATTCGCCCATGATGCCGCAGGAAAGCGCCGCCTGCTACTCACAGGTGCTATCAAATACGGATGCCGCAGCAGGCGCCGATGGCGCCCGCTGCCTGCTTTTGCCTGAAGGGCTGTGCCGAAGACTTATTTGCTTTCTTCGTGGGGTTCCCAATCACGGGTACGGCTCACCGCTTTTTTCCAGCCGGCATAGAGTTTCTCTTTGCTGGTTTCGTCCAGGGCAGGTTCGAACTCTCGCTCGATGACCGCCTTGCCGCGCAACTCATCCAGGCTGCCCCAGAAGCCGCAGGCCAAACCGGCCAGGTAGGCGGCGCCCAAGGCAGTGGTTTCGCGCATTTGCGGGCGCTCGACCAGGGTGCCGAGGATGTCGGCCTGGAACTGCATCAGGAAGTTGTTTGCC
This genomic stretch from Pseudomonas deceptionensis harbors:
- a CDS encoding DeoR family transcriptional regulator; the encoded protein is MNLPPRQQQILELVRERGYVSIEEMAQLFVVTPQTIRRDINQLAEADLLRRYHGGAAYDSSVENTAYAMRADQMRDEKRRIGEAIAAQIPDHASIFINIGTTTESIARALLNHSHLKIITNNLHVASILSAKDDFEVLIAGGKVRRDGGIVGQASVDFINQFKFDFALVGISGIDSDGSLLDFDYQEVRVSQAIIANARQVILAADSSKFGRNAMVRLGPITLIDCLVTDQPPVPELAQLLAQNKIRLEVV